CACCTGACCGTGCGCGTCTCCGGCTACGCGGTGAACTTCGTCAAGCTCACCAAGGAGCAGCAGCTCGACGTGATCAGCCGTACGTTCCACCAGGGCGCCGTCACCGACTGATTGAAGTCGTGACGCGCTGAGCGTGAAACGCTGAAAGGCGGGACCCCACATGGGTTCCGCCTTTTTTCGTGTATTCACTGTCAGCCGGGGAAGCGACGTGACGAAGCCCACATCGGCTTTCCGGCGAGCCACCGGCGGCCCCGCCATCGGAGCACTAGACTGGGATGTCAGTACAAGGCCATGACGAATCCAGGAGGACGACGATGTCTGACGCGACCCGATTCCGCACCACCACGCGGCATATGCTCAAACAATCGAAGGAATATGCTTCCCAGACGCTGATGGGCGGCCTGTCCGGCTTCGAATCTCCCATCGGACTCGACCGGCGCGACCGCATCGACGCGCTCAAAACCGGCGATATCGGCTTCGTCCACTCCTGGGATATCAACACCTCCGTCGACGGGCCCGGCACTCGCATGACCGTTTTCATGAGCGGATGCCCATTGCGCTGCCAGTACTGCCAGAACCCCGACACCTGGAAGATGCGCGACGGCAAGCCCGTCACCCTGGAGGCCATGATCAAGAAGGTCGACCGCTACAAGGATCTGTTCAAAGCCACCGGCGGCGGCATCACCTTCTCCGGCGGCGAGTCGATGATGCAGCCCGCGTTCGTCTCGCGTGTGTTCCGCGCCGCCAAGGAGATGGGCGTCCACACCTGCCTCGACACCTCGGGCTTCCTCAACAAGAACTACACCGACGAGATGCTTGAAGACATCGACCTGTGCCTGCTCGACGTGAAATCCGGCGACGAGGAGACCTACCACAAGGTGACCGGCGGCCTGCTGCAGCCCACGATCGACTTCGGGCAGCGTCTTTCAAAGGCCGGCAAGAAGATCTGGGTGCGTTTCGTGCTCGTGCCGGGCCTGACCGACTCCGAAGAGAACGTCGACAACGTGGCGAAGATCTGCGCGAGCTTCGACGGGGCGGTGGAACATATCGACGTGCTCGGATTCCACCAGCTCGGCCGCCCCAAGTGGCATGAGCTGCGCATCCCATACCCGTTGGAGGACGCCAAGGGCCCCAGCGCCAAGCTGCGCCAGCGCGTCATCGAACAGTTCCAATCCTACGGCTTCACCGTCTACTAAATTCCTGCGGAGTTCGGGCGTAAGGGTGTGTGGATGCGCCGCAACGCGGCTTGGAGCCTTTAGCCTAGGTATATGGCAGACATCTATGCATTCCCGACGGGTGCGCCTCCAACGGCGTCGGCGCCCCGGCAAGACGGATTGCCCGAACGGCCTGCCGGCGTGCCCGATGAGATGTGGAACGCCGTGGAATCGGTTCGGGATATGACGCGTGTCGCCGACGTGCGTTATCGCGAGATTCCCGTCCCCTCCACACTGGCCGACTACGGCATCGGCGTTGAACTGGAATGCGGCGAGCGTGATGGGAACACCGCTTCGTTCTCCTCCGACCTGTCCCATTCGCCGCGACTTGCCACGGGTTGGATTATGATTCTTTTCTCGGCGCAGTCGCGTATCGACTGGGCCGGTCGCTGGCGATGCGTGGCCTTCACCCGATTGCCGCTGCATGCCAGCGAGAACGATGGACTCGCCCCCCGCATGTATTGGGACGATATGTGCGACTTTCTGTCGGACGTGGACCCCGATTCCGTCGGCGGCACGGTGACCGTGACCCAGAACACGTCGTTCGGGTCGTTGCTGTCCGAGGCGGAGGCCGGCTGTGAGATGCGCGTGTCGTGGTCGCCGCTTGGTCTGCCTGACGGCGGACTCGACGCCGGCGCGCAGGTCGGCATGTGGGCCAGGTTCATCAGATCCACTGTTCGTTTCGACGAGGGATTGGGTAGTGACTCATCAGATTGACCGCCGCATCGCCAAAGCGGAGCCGCGTCTGCTCAGCGAGCCGCGCGGGGGAGTGCCCGACGTGATCGACACACTCGCAGGGTTCCGTGAAGCATGCGACGCTTTGGCCGCGGCATCCGGCCCGTTGGCCGCCGATGCCGAACGCGCGTCCGGATACCGGTACGGCCATGAGGATTGGCTGGTGCAGTTCAAACGCGGTGACGCCGGCATCATGCTGTTCGACCCGGTGGCTTTGGGACAGGCCGGTGCCGATTGGAACGACTTCAACCGCGCCGTGGGCGACGCCACTTGGATTCTGCATGATTCGATGATGGACCTGCCGGGCTTCGGCGACCTGGGGATGACCCCGCAACGCCTGTTCGACACGGAGATCGCCGCGCGATTGCTCGGCATGCACCGCTTCGGGCTCGCCGCGGTGATCGAGCATTATCTCGGCGTGACCTTGGCCAAAGAACATTCCGCGGCC
Above is a window of Bifidobacterium eulemuris DNA encoding:
- the pflA gene encoding pyruvate formate-lyase-activating protein, with the translated sequence MSDATRFRTTTRHMLKQSKEYASQTLMGGLSGFESPIGLDRRDRIDALKTGDIGFVHSWDINTSVDGPGTRMTVFMSGCPLRCQYCQNPDTWKMRDGKPVTLEAMIKKVDRYKDLFKATGGGITFSGGESMMQPAFVSRVFRAAKEMGVHTCLDTSGFLNKNYTDEMLEDIDLCLLDVKSGDEETYHKVTGGLLQPTIDFGQRLSKAGKKIWVRFVLVPGLTDSEENVDNVAKICASFDGAVEHIDVLGFHQLGRPKWHELRIPYPLEDAKGPSAKLRQRVIEQFQSYGFTVY
- a CDS encoding DUF3000 family protein, with product MADIYAFPTGAPPTASAPRQDGLPERPAGVPDEMWNAVESVRDMTRVADVRYREIPVPSTLADYGIGVELECGERDGNTASFSSDLSHSPRLATGWIMILFSAQSRIDWAGRWRCVAFTRLPLHASENDGLAPRMYWDDMCDFLSDVDPDSVGGTVTVTQNTSFGSLLSEAEAGCEMRVSWSPLGLPDGGLDAGAQVGMWARFIRSTVRFDEGLGSDSSD